A genomic region of Exiguobacterium sp. Helios contains the following coding sequences:
- a CDS encoding ABC transporter ATP-binding protein, translating into MLKRFYHYYIPHKRLFWLDFSSALFVGLLELAFPLAVKWFIDSLLPKGELNWIILVSVGLLGLYVISTLMQFVVNYFGHKLGINIETDMRRQLFGHVQKQSFRFFDNTKTGHIMSRITNDLFDIGELAHHGPEDAFIAVMTLLGAFSIMMTINVPLALVTIIAVPFLIWLISYANVRMNRSWDRMYGNIAEVNSRVEDSVSGIRVVQSFTNEAHEVARFEKDNATFRQSKINAYKVMSTSLSGIYLTTRLMTLAVLVVGAYLSYTEKLTYGELVGFILYMNILLKPIDKITALLELYPKGMAGFKRFLEMIDHDEELKDAPDAIHVSALRGAIRFDDVSFGYEAERLILKDISLSIEPGQTIAFVGTSGAGKTTICSLIPRFYDVTDGAITIDGIDIRQMTKSSLRQQIGIVQQDVFLFSGTIADNIAYGDLTASRTDIIQAAERAHLGQMIADLPDGYDTEIGERGLKLSGGQKQRLAIARMFLKNPPILILDEATSALDTETEAIIQESLAELSKNRTTLIIAHRLATIRQADRILVVTKDGIVEDGTHEELVENGGYFSRLLDRQRV; encoded by the coding sequence ATGTTAAAACGGTTTTATCATTATTACATACCGCACAAACGGTTGTTTTGGCTTGATTTTTCGTCCGCCTTATTCGTCGGCCTGCTCGAGTTGGCTTTTCCGCTTGCTGTCAAATGGTTCATCGACTCATTGCTACCAAAAGGGGAGTTGAACTGGATTATTTTAGTTAGTGTCGGATTACTCGGATTGTATGTCATCAGTACGCTGATGCAGTTCGTCGTCAACTACTTCGGGCATAAGCTCGGCATCAATATCGAGACCGACATGCGGCGGCAATTGTTTGGTCACGTCCAAAAGCAATCATTCCGTTTTTTTGACAACACCAAAACGGGGCATATCATGAGCCGGATTACGAACGATTTGTTTGATATCGGTGAACTGGCTCACCATGGTCCGGAAGATGCTTTCATTGCCGTCATGACACTGCTCGGTGCCTTTTCGATCATGATGACGATCAATGTGCCTCTCGCACTCGTCACGATCATTGCCGTACCGTTCCTAATCTGGCTGATCAGTTATGCCAATGTCCGGATGAACCGGTCATGGGACCGGATGTACGGTAACATTGCCGAAGTCAATTCGCGGGTTGAGGACAGTGTGTCCGGAATCCGTGTCGTTCAATCGTTTACGAATGAAGCCCATGAGGTCGCACGGTTCGAAAAAGATAATGCGACGTTCCGGCAATCAAAGATCAATGCCTATAAAGTGATGAGTACAAGTTTATCCGGCATTTATCTGACGACACGTCTGATGACGCTTGCTGTCCTCGTCGTCGGTGCCTATCTCAGCTATACAGAGAAACTCACTTACGGGGAACTCGTTGGATTCATTCTTTATATGAATATCCTGCTGAAACCGATTGATAAAATTACGGCACTTTTGGAACTTTATCCGAAAGGGATGGCCGGCTTCAAACGTTTTCTCGAGATGATTGATCATGACGAAGAACTGAAGGATGCACCGGATGCCATTCATGTGTCGGCATTACGTGGGGCGATTCGGTTTGATGACGTCAGCTTCGGTTATGAAGCCGAACGGTTGATTTTAAAAGACATCAGCCTGTCCATCGAACCGGGACAGACGATTGCCTTCGTCGGGACGTCGGGTGCGGGGAAAACAACGATCTGTTCGTTAATTCCGCGGTTTTATGATGTCACGGACGGTGCGATTACGATTGACGGAATCGACATCCGCCAGATGACGAAGTCGTCGTTGCGGCAACAAATCGGAATCGTTCAACAGGATGTCTTCCTGTTTTCGGGGACGATTGCTGACAATATCGCCTACGGGGATTTGACGGCAAGCCGGACGGACATCATCCAGGCGGCAGAACGGGCGCATCTTGGACAGATGATTGCCGATTTACCGGATGGATACGATACCGAGATTGGTGAGCGGGGGTTGAAGCTGTCCGGTGGACAAAAACAACGGCTGGCGATTGCGCGGATGTTCTTGAAAAATCCGCCAATCCTGATTCTTGATGAGGCGACGTCAGCTCTTGATACCGAGACGGAAGCCATTATCCAGGAGTCACTTGCTGAATTATCTAAAAATCGGACGACGCTGATCATCGCGCACCGCCTGGCGACGATTCGTCAAGCAGACCGCATCCTGGTCGTGACGAAAGATGGAATCGTCGAAGACGGGACACATGAAGAATTGGTCGAAAACGGAGGATATTTCTCACGACTCCTTGACCGGCAACGCGTCTGA